In Opitutaceae bacterium TAV5, one genomic interval encodes:
- a CDS encoding hypothetical protein (phage-associated protein), which translates to MENLVGMMDGYFMRNAHHLNVNVLNRETLKKAYENPEEYPQLTIRVSGYAVNFTRLSRAHQMEVITRTFHETM; encoded by the coding sequence GTGGAAAACCTCGTCGGCATGATGGACGGCTACTTCATGCGCAACGCCCACCACCTCAACGTCAACGTGCTCAACCGCGAGACGCTGAAAAAGGCGTACGAAAACCCGGAGGAGTATCCGCAACTCACGATCCGCGTGTCCGGCTACGCCGTGAACTTCACGCGCCTCTCGCGGGCGCACCAGATGGAAGTCATCACGCGGACCTTCCACGAGACGATGTGA
- a CDS encoding histidine kinase, which yields MTDTASSSPHPPTGSSAGFTAALQRISALGARASDPGETMRAILGIVIEYFGASAGTISLLNPDTGKLEIDVHQGMPADIDEVVLRLGQGITGWVAFHGRPQLVPDVRADPRYIPVRPEVRSEMTAPFVQESGQVLGVINLDSDLPGAFAQAHLDELVRLADEATCVLLRVWQLSHLQGKARQLEALVAAGQALVTKLEPQELHDTITRDARKILGTRASALYLHYPARGVIALASFTSDAAPELSASATGPAAPGPAPLPTEELPAEACLVTAVLHTRKHVEFANIQSPEFLDVVDLPRDRVLRSMLAVPMFYEQEIVGVLAVFTDHVHRFNNDEKRLLAAFGSLAAVSLQNSRLYSRVFQSEESLRKNEQLTTLGLLAAEIAHEIRNPLTVIKLLFGYLGLDFPEGDPRRTDVRVIGEKLDQLEEIVSRVLTLAKAPTSLHSRWNLAEIIEDTIVLIRLKLAQGKIALRMELPPRPLSVDVNKGQIQQVLLNILLNSTQAMPEGGTITVRVASDRKDGAACAVVDVSDTGRGIPGHISEKIFESFLSTRPDGTGLGLAIAKRILLSHHGDISLHGTGPDGTTIRIRLPLAP from the coding sequence ATGACAGACACCGCCTCCTCTTCTCCTCATCCCCCGACTGGCTCTTCCGCCGGATTCACCGCCGCGTTGCAGCGGATCAGCGCGCTCGGGGCCCGGGCCTCCGATCCGGGGGAGACGATGCGCGCCATTCTCGGCATTGTCATCGAGTACTTCGGCGCCTCGGCCGGCACGATTTCCCTGCTCAATCCCGACACCGGCAAACTCGAGATCGACGTCCACCAGGGCATGCCGGCGGATATCGACGAGGTCGTCCTGCGACTGGGGCAGGGGATCACCGGCTGGGTGGCGTTTCACGGGCGTCCGCAACTCGTCCCGGACGTGCGCGCCGACCCCCGCTACATCCCGGTGCGGCCCGAAGTGCGCAGCGAGATGACCGCGCCCTTCGTCCAGGAAAGCGGCCAGGTGCTCGGTGTCATCAACCTCGACAGCGACCTGCCCGGAGCCTTCGCCCAGGCGCACCTCGACGAACTCGTCCGCCTCGCCGACGAGGCCACCTGCGTGCTCCTGCGCGTATGGCAGCTCTCCCACCTGCAAGGCAAGGCCCGGCAACTCGAGGCGCTCGTCGCCGCCGGCCAGGCGCTCGTCACCAAGCTGGAACCCCAGGAACTGCACGATACGATCACGCGCGACGCCCGCAAGATCCTCGGCACCCGCGCCAGCGCGCTTTATCTGCACTACCCGGCGCGCGGGGTGATCGCCCTGGCGTCCTTCACGAGCGATGCGGCGCCGGAGTTGTCCGCGTCCGCAACCGGCCCCGCCGCTCCCGGTCCTGCGCCGCTGCCCACCGAGGAACTGCCGGCCGAGGCGTGCCTCGTCACCGCGGTCCTGCACACGCGCAAGCATGTCGAGTTCGCCAACATCCAGTCGCCCGAGTTTCTCGATGTCGTGGACCTGCCGCGCGACCGCGTCCTGCGATCGATGCTGGCGGTGCCGATGTTTTACGAGCAGGAGATCGTCGGCGTGCTCGCCGTGTTCACCGATCACGTCCACCGGTTCAACAACGACGAGAAACGCCTCCTCGCCGCTTTCGGCAGCCTCGCGGCGGTGTCGTTGCAAAACTCGCGCCTCTACTCGCGCGTGTTCCAGAGCGAGGAATCCCTCCGCAAGAACGAACAGCTCACCACGCTCGGCCTCCTCGCCGCCGAGATCGCGCACGAGATCCGCAATCCGCTCACCGTCATCAAGCTCCTCTTCGGTTACCTCGGGCTCGATTTCCCGGAGGGCGACCCGCGCCGCACCGACGTCCGCGTCATCGGCGAAAAACTCGACCAGCTCGAGGAGATCGTCTCGCGCGTGCTCACGCTCGCCAAGGCCCCGACCAGCCTGCATTCGCGCTGGAATCTCGCCGAGATCATCGAGGACACGATTGTCCTCATCCGCCTCAAGCTCGCCCAGGGCAAGATCGCCCTTCGCATGGAACTGCCTCCGCGTCCGCTCTCGGTCGATGTCAACAAGGGCCAGATCCAGCAGGTGTTGCTCAACATCCTGCTCAATTCCACGCAAGCCATGCCCGAAGGCGGCACGATCACCGTGCGCGTCGCCTCCGACCGGAAGGACGGCGCGGCCTGCGCGGTGGTGGATGTCAGCGACACCGGCCGCGGCATCCCGGGGCACATCAGCGAGAAGATTTTCGAATCCTTCCTTTCCACGCGGCCCGACGGCACCGGCCTGGGGCTGGCGATCGCCAAGCGCATCCTGCTCAGCCACCACGGCGACATCAGCCTGCACGGCACCGGCCCCGACGGCACCACGATCCGCATCCGCCTCCCGCTCGCGCCATAG
- a CDS encoding 5,10-methylenetetrahydrofolate reductase yields MSSDRPISTLFPDHRPLRSLEFFPPRDDAGVESLRAAATALRKVPWDFVSVTYGAGGSTRQRTTQVSRILKDELGFTVMPHLTCVGHSRAELDTLADRIHADGFRNIMALRGDPPKGDTTFTPAPDGLRHASELVELLKRRHPDFCLGVAGYPEKHPEAATFEADLDALKRKVDAGAAFVTTQLFFDNAIYARFVEKCRAHGIHVPVIPGIMPVLSIKQIQRITSLSGTRLPAALSRRLEVAAEDPDVVEVIGIDWALDQIRGLLALGAPGYHLYILNRAKSALALAAGLAA; encoded by the coding sequence ATGTCATCCGACCGTCCCATCTCCACGCTTTTTCCCGATCACCGGCCGCTGCGTTCGCTCGAGTTTTTCCCTCCGCGTGATGACGCCGGCGTCGAATCGCTCCGCGCCGCCGCCACCGCGCTGCGCAAGGTGCCGTGGGATTTCGTGTCCGTGACCTATGGCGCCGGCGGCTCCACCCGCCAGCGCACCACCCAGGTCAGTCGCATCCTCAAGGACGAACTCGGCTTCACCGTGATGCCGCACCTCACTTGCGTCGGCCACTCCCGCGCCGAGCTCGACACCCTCGCCGACCGGATCCACGCCGACGGTTTCCGCAACATCATGGCCCTTCGCGGCGACCCGCCCAAAGGCGACACCACCTTCACCCCCGCGCCCGATGGCCTGCGTCATGCCAGCGAACTCGTCGAGTTGCTCAAGCGCCGCCATCCCGACTTCTGCCTCGGCGTGGCCGGCTACCCGGAAAAACATCCCGAAGCCGCCACCTTCGAGGCCGATCTCGACGCGCTCAAACGCAAGGTCGACGCCGGCGCGGCGTTCGTCACCACGCAGCTTTTTTTCGACAACGCCATCTACGCGCGCTTCGTCGAAAAATGCCGGGCCCACGGCATCCACGTGCCCGTCATCCCCGGCATCATGCCGGTGCTCTCGATCAAACAGATCCAGCGCATCACCTCGCTCTCCGGCACGCGACTGCCCGCCGCGCTCTCCCGCCGGCTCGAAGTCGCCGCCGAGGATCCCGACGTGGTTGAAGTCATCGGCATCGACTGGGCGCTCGACCAGATCCGCGGCCTGCTCGCGCTCGGCGCGCCCGGCTACCACCTCTACATCCTTAACCGCGCCAAAAGCGCCCTCGCCCTCGCCGCCGGCCTGGCGGCGTGA
- a CDS encoding endonuclease — protein sequence MVSGFALYTDTMQPLRIVTYNIAHGRGLAPIQGLASRRQVRRNLLKISCLLATLKPDIVALQEIDENSRWAGNFDHLELLRRAGRFPHAIFGVHNRREGLFNLNYGNAILSRHPIVEWETMPFGQRKVGEKGFLFAEVDVNGQRVPVVNLHLHYRSRRHRLDQVDKVFDYLEAREQTTGPGWAMPPVVCGDFNAADSPQDATSSLLSQMDHFGGYALHPADGKRTFPSPLPSRLLDFVLVPEQQRVTRSEVVRSFLSDHRPVLVEMEIAKKR from the coding sequence ATGGTGTCCGGTTTCGCGCTTTATACCGACACCATGCAACCGCTCCGGATCGTCACCTACAATATCGCTCATGGACGCGGGCTTGCGCCGATCCAGGGGCTGGCGTCACGGCGTCAGGTGCGGCGGAACCTCCTCAAAATTTCCTGCCTGCTCGCCACCCTGAAGCCTGACATCGTGGCCTTGCAGGAGATCGACGAAAATTCCCGCTGGGCAGGAAACTTCGACCATCTCGAACTGTTGCGCCGCGCCGGACGGTTTCCCCATGCGATCTTCGGCGTGCACAACCGGCGCGAGGGGCTTTTTAATCTCAATTACGGCAATGCCATCCTTTCGCGGCATCCGATCGTGGAGTGGGAGACGATGCCCTTCGGCCAGCGCAAGGTCGGCGAAAAAGGGTTTCTTTTCGCCGAGGTGGACGTGAACGGACAGCGTGTGCCGGTGGTCAACCTGCACCTGCATTACCGGTCGCGCCGTCACCGGCTGGACCAGGTGGACAAGGTTTTCGATTACCTGGAGGCGCGCGAGCAGACGACCGGCCCGGGCTGGGCGATGCCGCCCGTGGTGTGCGGCGATTTCAACGCCGCCGATTCGCCGCAGGATGCGACCTCCAGCCTGCTTTCGCAGATGGATCATTTCGGGGGCTATGCGCTGCATCCGGCGGACGGCAAACGGACGTTCCCGTCGCCGTTGCCGAGCCGGTTGCTCGATTTTGTGCTCGTGCCGGAGCAGCAGCGGGTGACGCGCAGCGAGGTCGTGCGCAGTTTTCTTTCGGATCACCGTCCCGTGCTCGTGGAAATGGAAATCGCGAAGAAACGGTGA
- a CDS encoding permease: MTLLDRHVLREWFSILGIALAATVGLLLMHSLYSDLEDLLAAGARLDDLAYYFTVKIPGFFATVFPIVLLVSLLYSLGRLHYTNEITAMRAAGLGLFRITRGIWVSGLLFCGLVWVLNATVVPWSVEASRVAYDSMRFRQQASQEKAERVGLRFNVSFHNQKERRMWFFNRYSEFTRHGYGVSVVELDAKGREKTRLLAGEAWFDDAADAWQFRNGREITLDPERGGETLTNAPFERLRRAGWTDDPELMTVFGLKPDDLSVFQLRRVLEFYREENHPKVNLYAMRYYGLQAEALSPLIIIAIAVPFAVGGVRVNPAVGVSKSIGLFVLYFLILKIATALGARDAVPPLWAAVLPNLALLAVGLGALARAR, encoded by the coding sequence GTGACTCTCCTCGACCGGCATGTGCTTCGTGAATGGTTTTCGATCCTCGGCATCGCCCTGGCGGCGACGGTCGGGCTGCTGCTCATGCATTCGCTGTACAGCGACCTCGAGGACCTGCTCGCGGCGGGCGCGAGGCTCGACGACCTCGCGTACTACTTTACGGTCAAAATCCCCGGGTTTTTCGCGACGGTGTTCCCGATCGTGTTGCTGGTGTCGCTGCTCTATTCGCTCGGGCGGCTGCACTACACCAACGAAATCACCGCCATGCGCGCGGCCGGGCTCGGGCTGTTTCGCATCACGCGGGGGATCTGGGTTTCGGGCCTGCTGTTTTGCGGGCTGGTCTGGGTGCTCAACGCCACGGTGGTCCCGTGGTCGGTGGAGGCCAGCCGCGTGGCGTACGACAGCATGCGTTTCCGCCAGCAGGCTTCGCAGGAAAAGGCCGAGCGCGTGGGACTGCGGTTCAACGTCTCGTTTCATAACCAGAAGGAACGCCGGATGTGGTTTTTCAACCGGTACAGCGAATTCACCCGGCACGGTTACGGCGTGTCCGTCGTGGAGCTCGACGCGAAAGGCCGCGAGAAAACGCGCCTGCTCGCGGGCGAGGCCTGGTTCGACGACGCGGCCGATGCCTGGCAGTTTCGCAACGGACGCGAGATCACGCTCGATCCGGAGCGCGGCGGCGAGACGTTGACGAACGCCCCTTTCGAACGGCTCCGGCGCGCCGGCTGGACGGATGATCCGGAGCTGATGACGGTGTTCGGTCTCAAGCCCGACGACCTCTCGGTCTTCCAGTTGCGGCGCGTGCTGGAATTTTACCGCGAGGAAAACCACCCGAAGGTCAATCTGTATGCGATGCGCTACTACGGCTTGCAGGCGGAGGCGCTGAGCCCGCTGATCATCATCGCCATCGCGGTGCCGTTCGCGGTCGGCGGCGTGCGGGTGAATCCGGCCGTCGGCGTGTCGAAATCCATCGGCCTGTTTGTGCTGTATTTCCTGATACTGAAAATCGCCACCGCGCTCGGCGCGCGCGACGCGGTGCCTCCGCTCTGGGCGGCGGTCCTGCCCAATCTCGCTCTGCTCGCCGTCGGCCTCGGCGCGCTCGCGCGGGCGCGCTAG